The Desmodus rotundus isolate HL8 chromosome 3, HLdesRot8A.1, whole genome shotgun sequence genome includes a region encoding these proteins:
- the SRM gene encoding spermidine synthase, whose translation MEPGPDGPAASGPAAIRDGWFRETCSLWPGQALSLQVEQLLHHQRSRYQDILVFRSKSYGNVLVLDGVIQCTERDEFSYQEMIANLPLCSHPNPRKVLIIGGGDGGVLREVVKHSSVESVVQCEIDEDVIQVSKKYLPSMAVGYSSPKLTLHVGDGFEFMKQNQDAFDVIITDSSDPMGPAESLFKESYYQLMKTALKEDGILCCQGECQWLHLDLIKDMQHFCRSLFPVVGYAYCTIPTYPSGQIGFMLCSKNPSTNFQEPVQLLTQKQVDQMQLRYYNSDMHRAAFVLPEFARKALNDVS comes from the exons ATGGAGCCCGGCCCCGACGGCCCCGCCGCCTCTGGCCCCGCTGCCATCCGTGATGGCTGGTTCCGCGAGACGTGCAGCCTGTGGCCGGGCCAGGCCCTGTCCCTGCAGGTGGAGCAGCTGCTTCACCATCAGCGCTCGCGGTACCAGGATATCCTTGTCTTCCGTAG TAAGAGCTACGGCAACGTGCTGGTGTTGGACGGTGTCATCCAGTGCACGGAAAGGGACGAATTCTCCTACCAGGAGATGATAGCCAACCTGCCACTCTGCAGCCACCCCAATCCTCGCAAG GTGCTGATCATCGGGGGCGGGGACGGGGGTGTCCTGCGGGAGGTGGTGAAGCATTCCTCTGTGGAGTCCGTGGTCCAGTGCGAGATTGACGAG gATGTCATTCAAGTCTCCAAGAAGTACCTGCCAAGTATGGCCGTGGGCTACTCTAGCCCCAAGCTGACCCTGCACGTGGGTGACGGTTTTGAGTTCATGAAGCAGAACCAGGACGCCTTCGATGTCATCATCACTGACTCCTCAGACCCCATGG gcccTGCTGAGAGCCTGTTCAAGGAGTCCTATTATCAGCTCATGAAAACAGCCCTCAAGGAAGATGGGATCCTCTGTTGCCAGG GCGAGTGCCAGTGGCTGCACCTGGACCTCATCAAGGACATGCAGCACTTCTGCAGGTCGCTCTTCCCCGTGGTGGGCTATGCCTACTGTACCATCCCCACCTACCCCAGCGGCCAGATCGGCTTCATGCTGTGCAGCAAAAACCCA AGCACCAACTTCCAGGAGCCGGTGCAGCTGCTGACACAGAAGCAGGTGGATCAGATGCAGCTGAGATACTACAACTCTGACATGCACCGGGCGGCCTTCGTCCTGCCTGAGTTTGCCCGCAAG GCCCTGAATGACGTGAGCTGA
- the MASP2 gene encoding mannan-binding lectin serine protease 2 isoform X1 — MRLLILLGLLWGSAAAPEGPQWPKPVFGRLASPGFPGTYANDQELHWSLTAPPGYRLRLYFTHFHLELSYLCEYDFVKLSSGTKVLATLCGWESTDTEQAPGNNTFYSLGSSLDVIFRSDYSNEKPFSGFEAFYAAEDINECQVAPGEAPPCEHHCHNHLGGFYCSCRAGYVLHQNKRTCSEQTL, encoded by the exons ATGAG GCTGCTGATCCTGCTGGGCCTGCTGTGGGGCTCGGCAGCCGCACCCGAGGGCCCACAGTGGCCCAAGCCCGTGTTTGGGCGCCTGGCCTCTCCAGGCTTCCCAGGGACTTACGCCAATGACCAGGAGCTGCACTGGAGCCTGACGGCGCCCCCGGGCTACCGCCTGCGCCTCTACTTCACCCACTTCCACCTGGAGCTGTCCTACCTCTGCGAGTACGACTTCGTCAAG CTGAGCTCGGGAACCAAGGTGCTGGCCACACTGTGCGGCTGGGAGAGCACAGACACAGAGCAGGCCCCGGGCAACAACACCTTCTACTCGCTGGGCTCCAGCCTGGACGTCATCTTCCGCTCTGACTACTCCAACGAGAAGCCCTTCAGCGGCTTTGAGGCCTTCTATGCAGCCGAGG ACATCAACGAGTGCCAGGTGGCCCCCGGAGAGGCGCCGCCCTGCGAACACCACTGCCACAACCACCTGGGCGGCTTCTACTGCTCCTGCCGGGCGGGCTACGTTCTCCACCAGAACAAGCGCACCTGCTCTG AGCAGACCCTCTAG